Proteins from one Candidatus Methylomirabilota bacterium genomic window:
- a CDS encoding SMP-30/gluconolactonase/LRE family protein, with product MSYVERRAPELDQIVPRDVKIEQVAEGFGFTEGPVWIPDGYLLFADLPHNVIRKWDPIHGASVVRTRTGYAAADIPPCGSMGSNGMTLDGEGRLTICEPGNHRVTRQEHDGTLTALADRFEGKRLNSPNDLVYKSDGALYFTDPPHGLLREDEDPAKELPFNGVFRLADGKLTLVAADLRRPNGLAFSPDEKYLYVSNSDRKNKIWMRFDVEPDSSLANGRLFLDLNGEPGQEPDGMKVDRRGNLYLTGPGGLWITDPAGQILGVIRTTHEPANAAWGDADGKALYLTARSVLYRIRLSIEGIRPPSRQRYLQP from the coding sequence GTGAGCTACGTGGAGCGCCGCGCTCCCGAGCTCGATCAGATCGTTCCGCGCGACGTGAAGATCGAGCAGGTTGCCGAGGGGTTCGGGTTCACCGAAGGTCCCGTGTGGATCCCCGACGGCTATCTCCTGTTCGCCGACCTCCCCCACAACGTCATCCGCAAGTGGGATCCGATCCACGGCGCGTCAGTGGTTCGCACGCGGACAGGCTATGCCGCCGCGGACATTCCCCCGTGTGGGTCCATGGGCTCCAACGGCATGACCCTCGATGGCGAGGGGCGGCTGACGATCTGCGAGCCGGGAAACCATCGGGTGACGCGGCAGGAGCACGATGGAACCCTCACGGCGCTCGCCGACCGCTTCGAAGGCAAGCGATTGAACAGTCCCAACGACCTCGTCTACAAGTCCGACGGCGCCCTGTACTTCACCGACCCCCCGCACGGGCTTCTGCGGGAGGACGAGGATCCGGCGAAGGAGCTCCCGTTCAACGGGGTCTTTCGCCTCGCTGACGGAAAGCTCACGCTGGTGGCCGCGGATCTGCGCCGCCCCAACGGCCTCGCCTTCTCACCGGACGAGAAGTACCTGTACGTCAGCAACTCCGACAGGAAGAACAAGATCTGGATGCGCTTCGACGTGGAGCCGGATAGCTCACTCGCCAACGGCAGGCTCTTTCTCGATCTGAACGGCGAGCCGGGCCAGGAGCCGGACGGGATGAAGGTGGATCGGCGGGGGAATCTGTACCTGACCGGGCCGGGCGGGCTCTGGATCACCGACCCCGCGGGGCAGATCCTGGGCGTGATCCGCACCACGCACGAGCCCGCCAACGCCGCCTGGGGCGACGCCGACGGCAAGGCGCTCTATCTCACGGCGCGCAGCGTGCTGTACCGCATTCGCCTGAGCATCGAGGGCATCCGCCCGCCGAGCCGTCAGCGATACTTGCAGCCGTAG